CAAAGACTATTCCAAGAGTCCCTGTCTTCATCGATCTGACAGATGAAGAAAAAGCCGGTGCCATTGAGGTTTTTACACTAAAGTCAGAGAAGAGCTGGATATCATTCCAGCTAAAGTCCAAATACTGGAATACTTCCAGGAAAAAGCCGTCTTTGCAGGCACCAATGACACAGACAGTCGTTCAATGAAAGCTGCGGTCATGCCAAAACATCCATTACCTAAATCAATGGGCAGTATTCACCTGATGGCACACATCATTATCTCAAAATATGCCGATGGTTTGCCTCTGTATCGAATGGAAGGCATATTATCACGCTATGGCGGCGATATAACCCGAGCCACCATGGCCAATTGGGCTATTAAACTGGCTCATCAGTTCCAGCCGCTCATCAACCTCATGCGAGAACATCAACTGTCGGGTGACATCATCCAAATGGATGAAACGGTGCTCAAAGTATTAAAAGAGCCGGGACTCAGTGCTCATTCGAACAAATACATGTGGGTCAGTCGTGGCGGGCCACCTGGACAACCCAGTGTGCTGTTTGAATACGATCCTTCTCGTAAGAAGGAAGTACCACTGCGCCTGCTTG
This genomic window from sulfur-oxidizing endosymbiont of Gigantopelta aegis contains:
- a CDS encoding IS66 family transposase — protein: MPKHPLPKSMGSIHLMAHIIISKYADGLPLYRMEGILSRYGGDITRATMANWAIKLAHQFQPLINLMREHQLSGDIIQMDETVLKVLKEPGLSAHSNKYMWVSRGGPPGQPSVLFEYDPSRKKEVPLRLLDGFSGYLQTDGYAGYNAVCTK